The DNA segment CTTTGGCAGAAAGAACTGCAACATCGAATGAATTACCTCAAGGAACGATTCACACGTTCCGGCGTTAAGCTAACGCACCAGCGCCTGGAGATTTTCCGCGAGGTAGCGATATCCGTTGACCATCCGGATGCAGAGACGATTTGCAAGGGCGTTCGCGAAAGAGTCCCCACGGTGTCGCTGGACACGGTGTATAGAACACTATGGTCGCTGCTGGATCTCGGGATCATAACCACCATAGGACCTCCTCGCGGGAGAATGCGATTTGACGCGAATATGGGTTCTCACCATCACTTCATCTGCACGAAGTGTGGAATGACCCGTGACTTTTGCAGCAAGCAGTTTGACCAATTGAAGATTCCGGACACTGCGAAGATGTTGGGAAGAGCGGAAAAGACGCAAGTGGAAGTCAGAGGCGCTTGTTTGAGATGTTCGAAGAAGAAGGGCAAATAATCTGAATAGATTGACTGCCGGCCCCAAGAGACTTCAGCTGAACGTTGATGAGATCAAACGCCTCGCGGCGATGACTCAGGAGGAGCGCATCAGAGCGACTATGAGCTGAGGGGAGCAGCTTTGATGCTTCGCGAGGCGCAGGGCGAGCCGGTCGAAATCATTTCCGAATTGGAGAGCCAAGATCGGCTCTTACAGGGATCGTCAGGATGAGGAAACGCAAGAAGATCAGGAAGCCCGCCGTCTTGACACCGGAGGAAACTATTCTCGAGAGCATCTCGGACGGTGTTTTCACGGTGGATCTGGATTGGCGCGTCACATCGTTCAACCGGGCTGCCGAAGACATCACAGGTGTGGTGCGCTCGGAGGCGATGGGTCGGCGCTGCTCCGAGGTATTCCGCTCCAGTATGTGCGGCGCCGGCTGCGCTCTTCAGCGAACGCTCAAAACGGGTAAACCCATCATCGGCAAGTCCGGGTACATCATCGACGCGGACGAGAACCGCATTCCCATCAGCATCTCCACGGCCGTGTTGCGGGATACCGAAGGCCGCGTGGTCGGTGGAGCGGAGACCTTCCGGGACCTGTCTGAGGTTGAGGCCTTGCGCCGGGAACTCGAGGGTCGATTCCGAGTTGGCGACCTCGCAAGCCGCAGCCCTCTGATGCAAAGGGTATTCGAGGCCGTGCCCGTCATTGCCGTCAGTCCCAGTACGGTCCTTATTCTCGGGGAAACCGGGACGGGCAAGGAACTGATAGCGCGTACTATTCACGAGCTTAGCCCACGGCGGGACGGCCCATTCATACCGGTCAATTGCGGGGCATTACCGGATACTCTTCTCGAATCCGAACTCTTCGGCTACAAGGCTGGCGCGTTCACAGGGGCAAACAAGGACAAGCCTGGACGGTTTGCCATGGCACGGGGTGGGACTCTGTTCCTCGACGAGATCGGCGACGTGAGTCCGGCGCTCCAGGTGAGGCTCCTGCGGGTACTGCAAGACCATAGGTATGACCCGCTCGGAGCGACCCGCTCCGAGACGGCGGACGTCAGAGTCATCGTTGCCAGCAACAGGGATTTGGCGGTACAGATGCGCAAGGGTGCATTCCGGGAGGACCTCTACTACCGCGTGAATGTGCTTCGCGTGGAGCTGCCACCACTTCGACGGCGCAAGGAGGATATCCCGCTTCTGGTAGATCAGTTCATTGAGAGATTCAACCGTCTGCAGCGTAAGTCTATCCAGGGGATCGCGGCCGAGACGCTTTCCTTGCTCATGGCTTATGATTGGCCCGGCAACGCGCGCGAACTGGAGAATGTCATCGAACGATCATTTGTCATCTGCCAGCAAGGTCTCATCGGCATCGGGCATCTGCCCGAGGAGTTGACGGCGCACAGCATGACGACAGGCGCGGACCTTAGCGTGCGATCAGCCCACGATCTTGTTGACGCCCAAGCAATACGCGCCGCCCTGGATCGAAACCGCTGCAATCGGTCCGCTGCGGCCAGGGAGCTTGGCATTCACAAGACCACGCTCTTCCGCAGGATAAAGAAGCTGGGCATTTCCCTTCCCAGGCGGAACGGCCGCTCCCCCCAAGAATAGTAGCGTCAGTGCACCTGGCCTTGCCTCCCACAGTAGCAATCTTACTACTGTATAGCCCAAAACTATCCCCTCAATGAGATTCATAACTCTCTATCTTTCAATGTATTGTCGCGGATTCCACGGCTCGTCTCATCCTGGCACGACAAATGCTTTCCTTCGCTAGAGAAGGACGAACGGGAGAATCGGATGATGAAAGCGGCATTCGCAGCCTGGAACAATCGAATCGCGCCGGTCTTCGATGTGGCGGGCCAGATTCGCCTTGTGGAGACCGAGGACGGACAGGTTGTCCGCGAGACGCAAGAGACGATCACAGACGATCTGCCAGCTCAGAAGGCACTTCGTCTTGCAGAACTGGGCGTCGGCATCCTGGTTTGCGGTGCGATATCTAAACCCTTGCATGAAATGGTCGCTGCCTACGGCATCCGGGTTGTTCCTTTCATGGCCGGCAGCCTGCAAGAAATCATCGGGGCTTGGCTCACTGGGGACCTTGATTGGAATGTCTTTGCAATGCCGGGCTGCTGCGGGCGAAGGCGGCTCGGGGGAACGTATGGCCTACACCGGGAGGATTACGTTATGAACGGAAGAAAAGGTGGTGGGATGGAACAAGGCGGGGACCGGGGTCAGGGCGGAGGAGGCGGTCGAGGTCAGGGGCGAGGTGGACAAAGACCCGGTCGGATGGGGGGCCCCAAAGCCGCCGGACCGACCGGTACCTGCGTGTGCCCTAAATGCGGGCAGAGGGAACCACACGAACGTGGTGTACCCTGCGTCGAGCGTAAGTGTCCGAAGTGCGGGGCCGCGATGAGCAGGGAATAGCAGTCAATCTTTGAGAGAGGAGGATACGAAAATGCCAGGAGGAGATCGAACCGGACCGATGGGAATTGGCCCAATGACCGGCCGCTCGGCCGGGTACTGCGTAGGTTTCGGAATGCCTGGGTACGCGAATCCAATGCCAGGATGCGGTTCCGGCATTGCCTTCGGACGCGGGCGAGGCTCTTGGGGCTTCGGCGGCGGTGGACGTGGATGGCGGCATTGGTTCTACGCCACTGGTCAGCCGGGATGGTTGAGGTTTGGTTCCTACGCCATGCCTCACGGATACCCGATGCCGTACCAGCAGCCTGACCCGGAAACGGAGAAGAAGGTGCTGAAGAACCAAGCCGATGCCTTGCAGTCGGAACTGGACTTCATCAAGAAGTGTCTCGATGAAATCGAAACGAGAACCGCGGCGGAATGAACGCCACCTGCCCGCCTCAGACAGATTGAAGCCAATCCAGTAACGGACGCAGAATGGAGGAGATCAAGACCGCCTACAATTGAATGAGGGGGTGACAATGAAAATCATCTTCACAACTTCGGGTAATAATCTGAATGGCCCGTTGGACAGCCGGTTTGGCCGGGCCCCCAAGTTTCTCGTTTACGATCTGGATAGCGAGAACTTCGAGGTGGTGGACAACCAGCAGAACCTGAACGCGGCTCAGGGGGCGGGAATCCAATCGGCGGAAACCGTGGCCAGGTTGGGAGCGAAAGCGCTCGTGACCGGGCATTGCGGCCCGAAAGCGTTTCGTGTGCTCCTGGCGGCCGGAATCAAGATTTTCAACACCGATTCCCCCACGGTGGCCGTGGCTCTTGAGCGATACCGCGCGGGGAAACTAACCGAGGCAAAGGCCGCTGACGTTGAAGGGCATTGGGCTAAGCGTGGTTGAACTGGTGCGCCGCGAAGGCAATGTGCTTCATCTTGGCGGGGAAACGGCTCGACAACGCGGCCGTCGGGGTTACGCGGGCGGTGGCACCTCATGATTCTTGCGGTCGCTTCAGGCAAGGGCGGAACCGGCAAGACGACGGTCTCCCTTAACCTGGCAAAGGCGCTTGGCTCTCCCGTGCAGCTTCTGGACTGCGACGTGGAAGAGCCGAATTGCCACCTGTTTCTCAGGGGCACCACACGCGAAGCGGAAACCGTCAGCATTCCGGTCCCGCAAGTCGATGAATCCCTTTGCGACGGTTGCGGTGAGTGCGGCCGTTTCTGCGCATACCACGCCATCGTCTCATTCGGGACCGAGACGCTCGTCTTCCCCGAGATATGTCACGGCTGCGGGGGATGCGCGATGGTATGCCCCAAGAAGGCCATTCACGAAGCTGATAACCGCATAGGAGTTGTCGAGACGGTCCAGGCGGAGAACATCACTCTGATCCAGGGGCGACTTGACGTCGGTGTGGCCATGGTCCCACCTCTCATCCGCGCGGTGAAGGCTCGACTGAGAAAAGGCGCGCCCGCAATCCTGGACGCGCCTCCGGGAACGTCATGCCCGGTGATCGCGACACTCCGGGGAGCGGATTTCGTCGTGCTCGTCACAGAGCCGACGCCCTTCGGCCTGCACGATCTGAAACTGGCCGTGGATATGGTGCGCGAACTCCGAATTCCGTTAGGCGTGGTCGTCAACCGGGTTGGGATCGGCGATGGCCGGGTGCATGCGTTCTGCGTGAAGAAAGACATTCCCATTCTCCTGGAAATTCCGGATGACCGGCGGATCGCCGAAACGTATTCCCGCGGCGGGCTCGTTGTTGATGCGCTTCCGGAGTATCGGAGATCATTTGTCTCTCTGTCTTCCACGTTGGATCATTGGGCAACACATAGCGAAAAGAAGTACTGATAGGGGATGACTGCACAAAGACTATGCTTCGGTATGGCGCGGTGATAAGGGTGCCTGATTCCGCCGGCCATACTGAAAGAAAAACGACAACGATCAGGTGATTCAGGAGGATACCGTGGACGCAAAGCATCTCGGCATAAATTCAAAGCTGGTCCATGCAGGAATGGCGAAGGATCCCTTTGGGAGCGTCGTCACTCCAATATACCAAACGTCGACTTTTTCGTTCGACAACGCCCAGAACGGCGCGGATCGGTTTTCGAAGAAAGTGGACGGGTATATCTACACGAGGATCGGGAATCCCACCATTGCCGCCTTGGAGAAGTGCGTGGCGCAGCTTGAAAGAGGCGTTGGGGGCGTCGCAACGAGCTCCGGCATGAGTGCTGTGACGACGGCGTGCCTTGCCTTGCTGCAGCAGGGCGACCATGCAGTAAGCACCGCATCGGTGTACGGTCCTTCCCGCACATTGATGGAAAAGCATCTTTCGCGATTCGGGGGGCGATCAACCTTCGTGGATACTTCTGATGCGGAAAACGTCCATCATGCCCTACGGGCGGAAACGAGGCTAATCTATGTCGAAACCCCGTCGAACCCAATGATGCAAATCACGGATATTCAAGCCATGGCCGATCTCGCTCATGCCCACGGGGCACTGCTTGCGGTGGACAGCACATTTGCATCGCCTTGCCTGCAACAGCCATTGGTTCTTGGCGCCGACGTGGTGTTGCATTCCGTCACCAAGTTTATCAACGGGCATGCGGATGTGGTGGGGGGAATTCTGGTGGCGCGGACGGATGAAATCCATTGCCGGCTCCGGGAAATCATGATCCTGACGGGATGCAACATGGATCCGCATCAGGCGTATCTTGTACACCGGGGGCTGAAAACCCTTTCGCTCCGGGTGGAGCGCTCCCAGAAGAACGCTCAAATTCTCTCCCAATGGCTCGAGTCGCGGCCGGAAATCTCTTGGACAAGATATATCGGGCTGCCATCCCATCCACAGCACGAACTTGCGAAAAAGCAGATGCTGGGATTCGGCTCCATGATCAGTTTTGAAATGCGCGGGGGCCTCGACGCAGGACGGCGATTGATGGACAGGCTGAGATTGGCCACGCTTGCCGTTTCACTGGGCGGCGTGGAGACACTGATCGAACATCCGGCATCCATGACCCATGCCGGAATACCGCAGCAAGAAAGGGAGGCCGTCGGCATTTCAGATGGTTTGGTCCGCCTTTCGGTTGGGATCGAGGATGTCGAGGATCTCATCGAGGATCTCCGCCAGGCCTTTGACAGCAGGCAGTAGCATCCCGCCCCACAATGATGAATGCAAATACATGAATGAAGGAATGCACATGAAGGAACTCGTTATCATCAGCGGCAAGGGAGGGACGGGCAAGACCAGTGTAACGGCGTCGTTCGCTGTGCTTGCAAACCGGCCGGTTATAGCAGACTGTGACGTAGATGCGGCAGACTTGCACTTGGTTCTGGCGCCCGATGTCATCCGCCGCGCAAAATTCACCGGAGGCAAAAAAGCAAGGATCAAACCCGGTCATTGCATTGCCTGTGGCAAACGCGAGGAACTCTGTAACTTCGATGCAATTACTTTCGACGGTCACGGCAACGGCCGGGTGGACAAAACCTTCCGTATCGATCCCATCGGCTGCGAGGGCTGCGGCGTCTGCGCGTGGTTCTGTGCAGAGAATGCGATAGAATTTGGCCCGGTGGTTAACGGTGAATGGTATGTTTCAAGAACACGCTGTGGTCCCATGGTTCACGCCCGACTGGGCGTGGCAGCCGAGAACTCCGGCAAACTGGTCTCCACGGTCCGCCGGGAAGCCCTCCGTATCGCCGAGGAGGAACATCGTTCTCTGATCATCGTGGACGGTCCGCCCGGGATCGGTTGCCCCGTCATCGCCTCGGTGACCGGCGCAACGCTGGTGCTGGTTGTCACGGAGCCCACAGTTTCCGGGGAACACGATTTGGAGAGGGTTCTTTCCCTGACGCGGCATTTCAACATTCCAACCGCGATCTGTGTGAACAAATGGGACCTCAACCCCGAGATGACGGACCGCATTGAGGACAAGGCGCGCCAGGCGGGCGCGCAGATCGCGGGCCGTATCCGGTATGACCACGGCGTGACATTGGCCCAGATGCGGGAGCGGGCGGTAGTGGAAACCGAAGCGCCATCCGCAAAGGATATTAGACAGCTATGGGACCATCTTGCCTGTTGGGTGTGACATACGGGAGGCGTCATGGCATCTAAGCCTGGAATGGATGGAGATTCATATCGGCGGGGGAGAATAATTGATTAACCTCGCGTTGGTTCTGACCGCCGGTCTGTTGGCCGGTGTGCTGGGAGGTCTACTAGGAATCGGCGGCGGCACCGTTCTCGTGCCCGGGCTTTCGTTCACCACTACGCGGCGACCCCAACGGCTGAGATCATCCGCAACATCGTCAATTACATTGCGGTGTTGGACGGAGTCAAAGCTGCCGAAGAGACGGCGAACCCCATGACAAGTAAGGAGGAAAAACCCATGAGAATTGCGATTCCGTTGGCGGATGGAATACTCTCGACGCATTTCGGACACTGCGAGCATTTTGCCCTCGTTGATGTGGACACCGCAACGAAAAAACTTGTCAGGCGGGAGGACATCCATGCGCCTCCACATCAGCCAGGGCTGCTGCCTCCCTGGCTGGCGGAGCGCGGCGCGACCATAATCATCGCCGGTGGCATGGGTCAGCGCGCTCAAGGATTGTTCACCGAATGTGGCATTCAGGTTTTGGTGGGAGCACCTGCAGAAACGCCGGAAAAGCTAATCTCTGATTACCTTACAGGCACACTCGGTGTTGGAGAGAATGTCTGTGACCACTGAGGATCCCGAAAGCATCAGTGCCCGGAATGGCCATAGCCAATGTCTGTTCTGCGGACGAGAAAACCCCTGGTCACTCAAGCTCGCTTTCCGAGCTGATGGTGACGCCGTTAAGACTACTTTTCAGCCTCACCAATGGCTTCAGGGATATGATGGCATCCTCCACGGCGGGATAATCTCCGCGCTGCTCGACGCAGCCATGACGCACTGTCTTTTTCACAATGGCATCCGAGCAGTCACGGGAGACCTGAGGGTGAGATTCTTGCAGCCAGTGTCCTGCCGGACCATCTTGGGGCTCAGAGCATGGATGCTGTCCGCCAAGCCGCCGCTGTACGGATTGAAAGCTGAGTTGACCTGTGAGGGACAGATCATGGCTTGGGCCGAAGCCAAGTTCATGCGCCAAGCAAGCCCTTGATGAATACCAATTATGCCCGGATAACGATATTGGTCGATGAGGAGGCTACCTCTGACCGGGCCGCTGCCGGGGCGCCTGGTCGAGCAGGCTCACGAGCTGCAGGGCCTCCGGATCGCTGGGAACATCCTCCAAGTATCTCCTGGCATAGATTCTTGCTTTTTCAAGATCCTGGGTGAAGTATGCAGAGATTGCTGCTCCCTTGTAGGCAGTAGTGTCTTCCGGATCCGCCTCAATTGCCATTTCGAAATTGTCCAGGGAATTCTTGAAATCATGGCGGCCGTACAAATAGAACACGCCGAGGTTGTGGTATCCCGGACTCAGCCCTGGATTGATTGCCAATCCTTTGCTTGTTAACTCGATGGCACGGTCGATTTCATGCCTATCCCAGACAAGCATGCCGAGATCAATGAATGCTTCGGCGCCTCGCCAGCCCCGTCTGATTGCCTCTTCAAGAGCAAGCCTCTGCTGTTCCTTGTCTCCCATGAATTGATAAACGGTTGCAATCGACTGATAGGTCCTCGGATTTCCTGAATTGATCGCCAGGTACCCCCGGTACGCTTCGAGTGCTTCTTTGTACATGCTCTTGTTGCGATAGTAGGCGCCGAGCTCATCCAGGTTTGAAAGACGGGCAGACTCTCCCCACAGGCGTTCATCCGGCAGGATCCGATGACGGGCCAGGGATTTGTTCTCGGAGGTGTTCAACGTCACCCATGGGATTGTGTGGAGCAAAGTAAGACACGCCGCGGTGAAGAGGAGCTCCTTCTTGCCTTCAAGCTTCACATGTCGCCCATAGACCACGGCAACAAGAAAGATCAACGGAAGAAGGTTAAAGGAGAATAGATCCCAGTCCCGGCTCAAACCCAGGTTCGGATTCGCAACAGCAACGAATGCACAGCCGCAGAGGGCAGCAACAATGAGAAAGAAGAGTGGCGGCGCAGTCCAACGAATTTCCCTGCGGGAGCCTGCAACAAAGATAATGAGAAGAAGCAAGGCAAATGGCGAAACCAGGATCTGAAGATTGAACTGTTCCAGAAAGTACTGCCACGACAGGAACGGAAAATTCTGATTCGGATTGGAAACCTTGGCCAGAGGTATGAGATACGACCCACCGCCGCCCAGTACCTTGAACAGTTTGAGTGGTTGGTAACCGATCAACATGAGCACAACCAGACCAACCACGGCCGCCGTCCCAACGGCAAAAAGCCCCTGATGCCATTTCTTCCTGAATTGAACGTAAAGAAGAACGAGCAAGGACGGAGCGAAGAAGATCGCACCCAGGTGAAGCGTTACCATCACTGCAAAGGCAATCGAAGGCAGGACGAGGCTGCATCCGCCGCGCAGAAAGGAATAGCTGAGAACCAAATAGCCGAACAGAACCGCATACAGAATCGTGTAATCCTCTGCATATCCAAGAAACAGCAGGCTGCTTCCGGCAAAAAGGATGAAGGCTCCCAGGAGAATTCTCTCTGTTGTGTTTTCAGTCAATCTCCGGATAAGCAGGAAAATGGTCAGCAGGAAGGCGACGCCAGATACGACTCCAATGATTCTGAAAGCCATTACGACATCCGCTCCGCCGAGCCTGGACAGCATCTTGAAGAGCTGAACATTTATGAAAATCGAAAGTGGTTCAGTTCTGAACTGCACTGGCGGGGGCGCATTTAGGGTGACGGCCCGAGCTACGTCCCGCAGCGTCAACTGCCCATCACCGAGCAGATACCATCGGGTATGCGCAAACCAGCAGAGGGCGGCCCAACATACAAGAAGAATTGCATACACGGCGCTCCTTGGGATACGAGAGATGCGTTCAACCGTGCGTTCGGTCAGATGAAGCAGGAATCGTCGCGACGGGGGAACCAAGATGAGAAGTGCAAGCAGTATCCACACGAGCTTCGCGGGCAAGCTGAAGAACGCCAGGGCGTGGAATCCCCAATTCAGCGAAGACGGGTAGAAAGCTGCATAGACATGGAGGACAACGATGAGCGTCGCCACAGTGTAGAACAGTCTAGTTGGCAGCGATCGCCCGGCGGTGTGTCCGGTCTCGATCGCTTGGGATGAGTGTTTCACGGCGCAATCCCGGGAGCCAAGCTCTTAAGGAGAAAACCGCCATCCAGCAGCTGGCGGCCGGGATCCTTGTTCCTGATCTTCAAGGGGTCCCGGCCGCTCAGAGCACCACACTCGATTTGCCGCAACGTGCTTACCGCTTACTCCTCATATCTTCCGCCGAGGTACTTCGCAAGAAACTTCTCGGCAGCGGCGTAGAATCTCAGACGGTTATCCGGTTTGGCGAATCCATGGCCTTCGTCCGGGAAAAGCATATACTGATGCTCGATTCCCCTTGCCTTTATTGCCGCGACGATTTGCTCGGACTCCGCCTGCTTGACTCGCGGATCATTCGCACCCTGGGCAATCAGCATCGGAATCTTGATCTGATCTACTTTGAAAAGCGGTGAACGGGCCTTCAAGAAATCCGGCTCTGTATCGGGATTTCCGATTCTCTTGTAGAAAAGAGAACGAAGTGAAGACCAGTAAGGAGGGACGGACTGAATGAAGGTCAGAAGATTGCTCGGGCCAACAATATCCACCGCACAGCAGAACAGATCGGGAGTG comes from the Candidatus Eisenbacteria bacterium genome and includes:
- a CDS encoding NifB/NifX family molybdenum-iron cluster-binding protein, with product MKIIFTTSGNNLNGPLDSRFGRAPKFLVYDLDSENFEVVDNQQNLNAAQGAGIQSAETVARLGAKALVTGHCGPKAFRVLLAAGIKIFNTDSPTVAVALERYRAGKLTEAKAADVEGHWAKRG
- a CDS encoding NifB/NifX family molybdenum-iron cluster-binding protein, with the protein product MMKAAFAAWNNRIAPVFDVAGQIRLVETEDGQVVRETQETITDDLPAQKALRLAELGVGILVCGAISKPLHEMVAAYGIRVVPFMAGSLQEIIGAWLTGDLDWNVFAMPGCCGRRRLGGTYGLHREDYVMNGRKGGGMEQGGDRGQGGGGGRGQGRGGQRPGRMGGPKAAGPTGTCVCPKCGQREPHERGVPCVERKCPKCGAAMSRE
- a CDS encoding ATP-binding protein, which translates into the protein MNEGMHMKELVIISGKGGTGKTSVTASFAVLANRPVIADCDVDAADLHLVLAPDVIRRAKFTGGKKARIKPGHCIACGKREELCNFDAITFDGHGNGRVDKTFRIDPIGCEGCGVCAWFCAENAIEFGPVVNGEWYVSRTRCGPMVHARLGVAAENSGKLVSTVRREALRIAEEEHRSLIIVDGPPGIGCPVIASVTGATLVLVVTEPTVSGEHDLERVLSLTRHFNIPTAICVNKWDLNPEMTDRIEDKARQAGAQIAGRIRYDHGVTLAQMRERAVVETEAPSAKDIRQLWDHLACWV
- a CDS encoding aminotransferase class I/II-fold pyridoxal phosphate-dependent enzyme codes for the protein MDAKHLGINSKLVHAGMAKDPFGSVVTPIYQTSTFSFDNAQNGADRFSKKVDGYIYTRIGNPTIAALEKCVAQLERGVGGVATSSGMSAVTTACLALLQQGDHAVSTASVYGPSRTLMEKHLSRFGGRSTFVDTSDAENVHHALRAETRLIYVETPSNPMMQITDIQAMADLAHAHGALLAVDSTFASPCLQQPLVLGADVVLHSVTKFINGHADVVGGILVARTDEIHCRLREIMILTGCNMDPHQAYLVHRGLKTLSLRVERSQKNAQILSQWLESRPEISWTRYIGLPSHPQHELAKKQMLGFGSMISFEMRGGLDAGRRLMDRLRLATLAVSLGGVETLIEHPASMTHAGIPQQEREAVGISDGLVRLSVGIEDVEDLIEDLRQAFDSRQ
- a CDS encoding NifB/NifX family molybdenum-iron cluster-binding protein gives rise to the protein MRIAIPLADGILSTHFGHCEHFALVDVDTATKKLVRREDIHAPPHQPGLLPPWLAERGATIIIAGGMGQRAQGLFTECGIQVLVGAPAETPEKLISDYLTGTLGVGENVCDH
- a CDS encoding Fur family transcriptional regulator, whose protein sequence is MNYLKERFTRSGVKLTHQRLEIFREVAISVDHPDAETICKGVRERVPTVSLDTVYRTLWSLLDLGIITTIGPPRGRMRFDANMGSHHHFICTKCGMTRDFCSKQFDQLKIPDTAKMLGRAEKTQVEVRGACLRCSKKKGK
- a CDS encoding ATP-binding protein encodes the protein MILAVASGKGGTGKTTVSLNLAKALGSPVQLLDCDVEEPNCHLFLRGTTREAETVSIPVPQVDESLCDGCGECGRFCAYHAIVSFGTETLVFPEICHGCGGCAMVCPKKAIHEADNRIGVVETVQAENITLIQGRLDVGVAMVPPLIRAVKARLRKGAPAILDAPPGTSCPVIATLRGADFVVLVTEPTPFGLHDLKLAVDMVRELRIPLGVVVNRVGIGDGRVHAFCVKKDIPILLEIPDDRRIAETYSRGGLVVDALPEYRRSFVSLSSTLDHWATHSEKKY
- a CDS encoding sigma 54-interacting transcriptional regulator, which produces MRKRKKIRKPAVLTPEETILESISDGVFTVDLDWRVTSFNRAAEDITGVVRSEAMGRRCSEVFRSSMCGAGCALQRTLKTGKPIIGKSGYIIDADENRIPISISTAVLRDTEGRVVGGAETFRDLSEVEALRRELEGRFRVGDLASRSPLMQRVFEAVPVIAVSPSTVLILGETGTGKELIARTIHELSPRRDGPFIPVNCGALPDTLLESELFGYKAGAFTGANKDKPGRFAMARGGTLFLDEIGDVSPALQVRLLRVLQDHRYDPLGATRSETADVRVIVASNRDLAVQMRKGAFREDLYYRVNVLRVELPPLRRRKEDIPLLVDQFIERFNRLQRKSIQGIAAETLSLLMAYDWPGNARELENVIERSFVICQQGLIGIGHLPEELTAHSMTTGADLSVRSAHDLVDAQAIRAALDRNRCNRSAAARELGIHKTTLFRRIKKLGISLPRRNGRSPQE
- a CDS encoding thioesterase produces the protein MTHCLFHNGIRAVTGDLRVRFLQPVSCRTILGLRAWMLSAKPPLYGLKAELTCEGQIMAWAEAKFMRQASP
- a CDS encoding DUF5320 domain-containing protein, giving the protein MPGGDRTGPMGIGPMTGRSAGYCVGFGMPGYANPMPGCGSGIAFGRGRGSWGFGGGGRGWRHWFYATGQPGWLRFGSYAMPHGYPMPYQQPDPETEKKVLKNQADALQSELDFIKKCLDEIETRTAAE